Proteins encoded within one genomic window of Episyrphus balteatus chromosome 1, idEpiBalt1.1, whole genome shotgun sequence:
- the LOC129906789 gene encoding probable U2 small nuclear ribonucleoprotein A': protein MVKLTPELINQSMQFINPCRERELDLRGYKIPQIENMGATLDQFDTIDLSDNDLRKLDGFPYLPRLKCLLLNNNRLVRIDDSVHESLPNLNTIIMTGNNIQEFSDLDPLTHFKQLHTICLLVNPISTKPYYREYIAYKFPNLRLLDFRKIKLNDRKNALEFFRSKIGKDILKEVAKKAKVNNVAMADGKLGAGANGSTIANQADIQRIREAIRNANSLQEVERLTRILQSGQLPENFSLDNGRGDAMEM, encoded by the coding sequence ATGGTCAAACTTACACCGGAATTAATAAATCAATCAATGCAATTCATAAATCCCTGCCGTGAACGTGAATTAGATCTGCGTGGCTATAAAATACCACAAATTGAAAATATGGGAGCAACTCTCGATCAATTCGATACAATTGACTTATCCGATAATGATTTGCGTAAATTAGATGGTTTTCCATATCTACCACGATTAAAAtgtcttttattaaataataatcgATTAGTTCGAATCGACGATTCAGTTCATGAATCTTTACCaaatttaaatacaatcatAATGACAGGAAATAATATACAAGAATTTAGTGATTTAGATCCACTCACACATTTTAAACAATTACACACGATTTGTTTATTGGTCAATCCAATATCAACAAAGCCATATTACAGAGAATATATTGCTTACAAGTTTCCTAATCTTCGTTTATTggattttagaaaaatcaaattaaacgaTAGGAAAAATGCTCTCGAGTTTTTccgctcaaaaattggcaaagaCATTCTCAAAGAAGTTGCTAAAAAAGCAAAGGTGAATAATGTTGCTATGGCAGATGGGAAACTTGGCGCGGGAGCAAATGGAAGCACCATTGCCAATCAAGCTGATATTCAACGAATTAGAGAAGCTATAAGAAATGCAAATTCCCTGCAAGAAGTTGAACGTTTGACGCGGATTCTTCAATCTGGTCAATTGCCAGAGAATTTCTCCTTGGACAATGGCCGAGGAGATGCAATGGAAATGTAg